One window of Nakaseomyces glabratus chromosome A, complete sequence genomic DNA carries:
- the CHC1 gene encoding clathrin heavy chain (CAGL0A03718g~Ortholog(s) have actin cortical patch localization) encodes MSDLPIEFTELTDLTALGISPQSLDFRSTTFESDHYVTVRETVDGANSVAIVDLANGNQVTRKNMGGDSAIMHPSQNVISVRANGTIVQIFNLETKSKLKSFTLDEPVIFWKWLTENTLGFVTARSILTCNVFDGNVSAKPQVLTQRHQSLNNTQIINFISNEKEDWFAVIGILQENGRIAGKIQLYSKQRNISQAVDGHVAIFTKILLEGNGSAPVQVFVTGNRNVQTGNGELRIIEIDHDASLAVQYQKKTTDIFFPPDATNDFPLSVQVSEKYGIIYILTKYGFIHLYELETGTNLFVNRITAESVFTSTSYNQKNGIACINKKGQVLAVEIDTTQIVPYILNKLANVSLALTVATRGGLPGADDLFSKQFESLLNQGDYQNAAKVAASSTSLRNQNTINRLKNLQAAPGAISPILLYFSTLLDKGKLNKEETIELARPVLQQDRKQLFEKWLKEDKLECSEELGDIVKPFDTTLALACYLRANAHAKVISCLAELQQFEKIIPYCQKVSYQPNFLVLLSQLIRTSPDRASEFAISLLQNPETASQVDIEKLADLFFSQNHIQQGTSLLLDALKGDTPDQGHLQTRVLEVNLMNAPQVADAILGNNIFSHYDKPTIASLAEKAGLYQRALENYTDLKDTKRCIVHTSSLPVDWLISYFGKLNVEQSLACLRALMDDNLQGNIQIVIQVATKYSDLIGSSTLIKLFEEYRATEGLYYYLASLVNLTEDKDVVYKYIEAAAKMKQYKEIERIVRDNNVYDAERVKNFLKEANLEDQLPLIIVCDRHNFVHELILYLYKAQNMNYIETYVTQVNPSKTPQVVGALLDMDCDEKFIQNLLQSVIGQVPINDLTEEVEKRNRLKLLLPYLEQTLSQGTQEQAVYNALAKIYIDSNNAPEKFLKENDQYDTLDVGRYCEKRDPYLAYIAYDKGSNDDDLIRITNENTMYKYQARYLLKRSDPELWNKVLDSENIHRRQLIDSVISVGIPELKDPEPVSLTVQAFMTNGLKLELIELLEKIILEPSPFNENTALQGLLMLSAIKYEPTKVSGYIEKLENYDADEIAQLCVEHGLNEEAFEIYDKHEMNSKALKVLIEDIMSLDRGYTYADKINSSELWSQLGTAQLDGLRIPDAIDSYIKANDPSNYENVIDLAEQAEKFEELIPYLLMARDTLKASKIDNALVLSYAQLNKLHEIENLLAGSNSANLEEVGDKLLDSKNYKAAKLCYSSVSNYSKLASTLVYLGDYQTAVDTARKASNIKVWKLVNNACIDKKEFRLAQICGLNLIIHAEELDELVEKYESNGYFEELISLFEAGLGLERAHMGMFTELAILYAKYDTSKTYDHIKLFWSRINIPKVIKAAEDAHLWRELVFLYAHYDEWDNAALTMIEKSADNFDHPYFKEVIVKVANLEIYYKAINFYVNEHPSLLVDLLSVLTPRLDIPRTVKIFSQSDNLPLIKPFLINVLQKNNSVVNKAYHDLMIEEEDHQALQNAVDSYDKFDQLELAGRLEKHDLIYFKKIAALLYRRNKKWSKALDILKEQRLWKEAIETAAISQDTKVVHDLLSYFVDTGNREAFVALLYTAYNLIKYDFVLEVSWLNSLEDFIKPYEISVKKEQNAAVEKLSEEFAKKNNTSDDREGQPLMLMNSSMHPQATGF; translated from the coding sequence ATGAGTGATTTGCCAATTGAGTTCACCGAGCTCACGGATCTGACCGCGCTGGGTATCTCCCCGCAGTCGCTGGACTTCAGATCAACTACATTCGAAAGTGACCACTACGTGACCGTTAGGGAGACTGTCGATGGCGCGAACTCCGTGGCCATCGTCGACTTGGCGAACGGGAACCAGGTCACCAGGAAGAACATGGGCGGTGACTCCGCGATCATGCACCCTTCCCAGAACGTGATCTCTGTGCGTGCCAACGGCACCATCGTCCAGATCTTCAACTTGGAGACCAAATCCAAGCTGAAGTCCTTCACCTTGGACGAGCCAGTGATCTTCTGGAAGTGGCTCACCGAGAACACCTTGGGTTTCGTCACCGCGCGCTCCATACTCACCTGTAACGTCTTCGACGGCAACGTCTCTGCAAAGCCACAGGTGTTGACCCAGAGACACCAGTCATTGAACAACACCCAGATCATCAACTTCATCTCAAACGAGAAGGAGGACTGGTTCGCAGTCATCGGTATCTTGCAGGAAAACGGAAGAATCGCCGGTAAGATCCAACTTTACTCGAAACAACGTAACATCTCCCAGGCAGTAGACGGCCACGTCGCCATCTTCACCAAGATACTGCTAGAAGGTAACGGCTCCGCACCAGTACAAGTCTTCGTCACCGGTAACAGAAACGTACAAACGGGTAACGGTGAATTGAGAATCATTGAGATAGATCACGATGCCTCCTTGGCTGTACAATaccaaaagaaaaccaCAGATATCTTCTTCCCACCAGACGCTACAAATGACTTCCCATTGTCCGTCCAGGTCTCCGAGAAATACGGTATCATCTACATCCTAACGAAATACGGGTTCATTCACTTATATGAACTGGAGACAGGCACAAACTTGTTCGTCAACAGAATTACCGCCGAGTCCGTCTTCACTTCCACTTCTTACAACCAAAAGAACGGTATCGCCTGTATAAACAAGAAAGGCCAAGTGCTAGCAGTAGAGATCGACACCACTCAGATAGTGCCATACATCCTAAACAAATTGGCTAACGTCTCCCTAGCGCTAACAGTTGCCACTAGAGGTGGCCTTCCAGGTGCAGACGACCTGTTCTCTAAGCAATTCGAGTCCCTCTTGAACCAAGGCGATTACCAAAACGCTGCAAAGGTCGCAGCATCCTCAACTTCTCTGAGAAACCAAAATACCATCAATAGATTGAAGAACTTACAAGCAGCACCAGGTGCCATCTCACCTATATTGCTTTACTTCTCCACTCTTCTAGACAAGGGTAAGttgaacaaagaagaaaccaTCGAGTTGGCCAGACCAGTGCTACAACAGGACAGAAAGCaactatttgaaaaatggtTGAAAGAGGACAAATTGGAGTGCTCAGAAGAACTTGGTGACATTGTCAAACCATTTGATACCACCTTGGCTTTGGCTTGTTACTTGAGAGCCAATGCTCATGCAAAGGTCATCTCTTGCTTAGCTGAGCTacaacaatttgaaaagatcATTCCATATTGTCAAAAGGTAAGCTACCAACCAAACTTTTTGGTATTGCTTTCTCAACTAATTAGAACTTCCCCAGACAGAGCTTCTGAATTTGCAATCTCCCTATTGCAAAACCCAGAAACTGCCAGCCAAGTTGACATCGAAAAGTTGGCTGACCTATTCTTCTCTCAAAACCACATCCAGCAAGGTACTTCCCTATTGTTAGATGCTTTGAAAGGTGATACTCCAGACCAAGGTCACTTGCAAACTCGTGTCCTGGAAGTTAACTTGATGAATGCCCCTCAAGTTGCTGACGCAATCTTGGGCAATAACATCTTCTCTCACTATGACAAGCCAACGATTGCTTCTTTAGCAGAAAAAGCTGGTCTGTACCAGAGAGCTCTGGAAAACTACACCGATCTTAAGGATACCAAGAGATGTATTGTCCACACAAGCAGCCTACCAGTTGACTGGTTGATCAGTTACTTTGGTAAGTTGAACGTCGAACAATCTTTGGCTTGTTTGAGAGCCCTAATGGACGACAACTTACAAGGCAACATTCAAATCGTCATTCAAGTTGCAACAAAGTACTCCGATCTAATCGGATCCAGTACTCTAATTAAGCTATTCGAGGAGTACAGAGCTACTGAAGGTCTGTATTACTACTTGGCTTCCTTAGTTAACTTAACTGAAGACAAGGACGTTGTTTACAAATACATCGAGGCTGCTGCTAAGATGAAACAATACAAGGAgattgaaagaattgtCAGAGACAACAATGTTTATGATGCTGAAAGAGTTaagaatttcttgaaagaagCTAACTTGGAAGATCAACTACCTCTGATTATCGTGTGTGATCGTCACAATTTTGTTCATGAGTTGATCTTGTATCTATACAAGGCACAAAACATGAACTACATTGAAACTTACGTTACTCAAGTCAACCCAAGCAAAACCCCACAAGTTGTTGGTGCTTTGCTTGACATGGATTGCGACGAAAAGTTCATTCAAAACTTGTTGCAATCTGTTATTGGCCAAGTTCCAATCAACGATTTGACTGAAGAAGTCGAAAAGAGAAACAGATTGAAGCTTCTGTTGCCATACTTGGAACAAACTTTATCTCAAGGTACCCAGGAACAGGCTGTTTACAATGCCTTGGCTAAGATCTACATTGACTCCAACAACGCTCCAGAGAAGTTCTTGAAGGAGAATGATCAATACGATACTTTGGATGTCGGTCGTTACTGTGAGAAGAGAGATCCATACTTAGCTTACATTGCTTACGACAAGGGTTCCAACGATGACGATTTGATTAGAATCACTAACGAGAACACTATGTACAAGTACCAGGCTAGATACCTACTAAAGCGTTCTGATCCTGAATTGTGGAACAAGGTGTTAGATTCTGAAAACATTCATAGACGTCAACTAATTGACTCTGTCATTTCTGTTGGTATCCCAGAACTAAAGGACCCAGAACCAGTGTCTTTGACCGTCCAAGCTTTTATGACCAACGGATTGAAATTGGAATTGATCGAGTTGcttgaaaaaattatattggAACCATCTCcatttaatgaaaatactGCTTTGCAAGGTCTGTTGATGCTATCAGCCATCAAGTACGAGCCAACCAAAGTTTCTGGATATATCGAAAAGCTAGAAAATTATGACGCTGATGAGATCGCACAGTTATGTGTTGAACATGGTTTGAATGAAGAAGCCTTCGAAATCTATGACAAGCATGAGATGAACTCTAAAGCACTAAAGGTTTTGATTGAAGATATCATGTCTTTGGACAGAGGCTACACATATGCTGACAAGATTAACTCTTCAGAACTATGGTCTCAATTGGGTACTGCGCAATTGGATGGTCTTCGTATTCCTGATGCTATTGATTCCTACATCAAAGCAAATGACCCATCTAACTATGAGAATGTTATCGATTTAGCAGAACAAGCTGAAAAGTTCGAAGAATTGATTCCATACTTGTTGATGGCAAGAGATACTTTGAAGGCTTCAAAGATTGATAATGCTTTGGTTCTGTCTTATGCTCAATTGAATAAGCTTCATGAAATTGAGAACTTGCTGGCTGGTTCAAACTCCGCCAACTTGGAAGAAGTCGGTGATAAATTGCTTGACAGCAAGAACTACAAGGCAGCTAAATTGTGTTACTCTAGTGTTTCTAACTACTCCAAATTGGCCTCAACTTTGGTTTACTTGGGTGACTACCAAACTGCTGTAGACACTGCTAGAAAGGCATCCAACATCAAGGTCTGGAAATTAGTGAACAACGCATGTATTGACAAGAAGGAATTCAGACTTGCCCAAATTTGTGGTCTAAACTTAATAATTCACGCTGAAGAGCTTGACGAGCTTGTCGAAAAGTATGAGTCGAATGGTTACTTTGAAGAattaatttctttattcGAAGCAGGTCTAGGTTTGGAAAGAGCCCATATGGGTATGTTCACAGAGCTAGCTATTTTGTATGCCAAGTACGATACTTCAAAGACCTATGATCACATTAAATTATTCTGGTCAAGAATTAACATTCCAAAGGTTATCAAGGCTGCTGAAGACGCTCACCTATGGAGAGAATTGGTTTTCTTGTATGCTCATTATGATGAATGGGACAATGCTGCTTTGACTATGATCGAAAAATCTGCTGATAACTTTGATCATCCTTACTTCAAGGAAGTTATTGTTAAGGTTGCAAATCTTGAAATTTACTACAAAGCAATTAACTTTTACGTCAACGAGCACCCATCTCTATTAGTCGATCTATTGTCCGTTTTAACTCCAAGGCTTGATATTCCAAGGACTGTTAAGATTTTCTCACAATCAGATAACTTACCTTTAATCAAGCCATTCTTGATCAATGTTCTACAAAAGAACAACTCTGTGGTTAATAAGGCTTATCATGATTTGATGatcgaagaagaagatcatcAAGCCTTGCAAAATGCTGTCGACTCCTATGACAAGTTCGATCAATTAGAACTTGCTGGCAGATTGGAAAAACACGACTTGATAtacttcaagaagattGCTGCGCTATTGTACCGTAGAAATAAGAAGTGGTCAAAGGCATTAGATATCCTAAAGGAACAAAGACTATGGAAGGAGGCCATTGAGACTGCTGCTATTTCCCAGGATACTAAGGTCGTCCATGATTTATTGTCCTACTTTGTCGATACAGGTAATCGTGAAGCATTTGTTGCATTGTTGTACACTGCCTACAATTTGATAAAGtatgattttgttttggaaGTTTCCTGGTTGAATTCTCTAGAAGATTTCATTAAGCCATACGAGATCTCTgtgaagaaagaacaaaatgCAGCTGTTGAAAAGCTTTCGGAGGAATTTGCTAAGAAGAACAACACATCGGATGATAGGGAAGGTCAGCCACTAATGTTGATGAACTCTTCAATGCACCCTCAAGCAACTGGCTTCTAA